In a single window of the Prinia subflava isolate CZ2003 ecotype Zambia chromosome 3, Cam_Psub_1.2, whole genome shotgun sequence genome:
- the B3GALT5 gene encoding beta-1,3-galactosyltransferase 5 isoform X1 has protein sequence MKMRGTWLGVPVGPLLALGHRHKWRNMMDSRKFRLFFCLVGLSSASFLVFYNWTELHVSCESSQGYTFPTETFRRVEGNFSQLPDIDCHQNPPFLVLLVASSSQQVEARMAIRHTWGKERSVAGRRLVTLFLLGSPVDPSQQAGIAAEGQRHRDIIQKNFTDTYYNLTLKTMMGIEWIHRFCSQSRFAMKTDTDVFVNVFYLTELLLRKKKMAGFFTGFLKLHEYPIRTRGSKWYVSREEYPGTTYPPFCSGTGYVLSSDVASQIYNISESVPFIKLEDVFIGLCLDRLKIGLEELHSEQTFFPERIRFSVPRFKKIVTCHGIKPSEQLSYWNHLVAGAQGGVL, from the exons ATGAAGATGAGAGGAACCTGGCTGGGTGTGCCTGTTGGAcccctgctggctctgggacACAGGCACAAATGGAGAAACATG ATGGATTCCAGGAAGTTCAGGCTGTTTTTCTGCCTGGTggggctcagcagtgccagcttcTTGGTTTTCTACAACTGGACCGAACTCCACGTGTCCTGTGAGAGCAGCCAGGGTTACACATTCCCCACGGAGACCTTTAGGAGGGTGGAAGGGAACTTCTCACAGCTCCCAGACATCGACTGCCACCAGAACCCTCCCTTCCTGGTCCTGCTCGTGGCGTCCTCGTCCCAGCAGGTGGAGGCCAGGATGGCCATCCGGCACACCTGGGGCAAGGAGAGGAGCGTGGCTGGGAGGCGCCTGGTGACCCTGTTCCTCCTGGGGAGCCCCGTGGATCCCAGCCAGCAGGCTGGCATCGCTGCTGAGGGCCAGAGGCACAGAGACATCATCCAGAAGAACTTCACAGACACCTATTACAACCTGACCCTGAAGACCATGATGGGAATCGAGTGGATCCACAGGTTTTGTTCCCAGTCCCGCTTCGCGATGAAAACCGACACGGACGTGTTTGTCAACGTTTTTTACCTCACTGAGCTGcttctgaggaaaaagaagatgGCTGGGTTCTTCACAGGCTTTTTAAAACTGCATGAGTACCCCATCAGGACAAGAGGGAGTAAGTGGTACGTGAGTAGGGAAGAGTATCCAGGAACGACCTACCCACCCTTTTGTTCCGGGACGGGATATGTTTTATCCAGCGACGTAGCCAGCCAGATCTACAACATTTCTGAGAGTGTTCCATTCATTAAACTGGAGGATGTGTTCATAGGACTGTGCCTTGACAGATTGAAAATTGGGCTGGAGGAGCTTCACTCGGAGCAGACGTTTTTCCCGGAGAGGATCAGGTTCTCCGTTCCTCGCTTTAAGAAAATCGTGACGTGCCATGGAATAAAACCATCGGAGCAGCTGAGCTACTGGAACCACTTAGTGGCAGGAGCTCAAGGAGGAGTGCTCTAG
- the B3GALT5 gene encoding beta-1,3-galactosyltransferase 5 isoform X2 — MDSRKFRLFFCLVGLSSASFLVFYNWTELHVSCESSQGYTFPTETFRRVEGNFSQLPDIDCHQNPPFLVLLVASSSQQVEARMAIRHTWGKERSVAGRRLVTLFLLGSPVDPSQQAGIAAEGQRHRDIIQKNFTDTYYNLTLKTMMGIEWIHRFCSQSRFAMKTDTDVFVNVFYLTELLLRKKKMAGFFTGFLKLHEYPIRTRGSKWYVSREEYPGTTYPPFCSGTGYVLSSDVASQIYNISESVPFIKLEDVFIGLCLDRLKIGLEELHSEQTFFPERIRFSVPRFKKIVTCHGIKPSEQLSYWNHLVAGAQGGVL; from the coding sequence ATGGATTCCAGGAAGTTCAGGCTGTTTTTCTGCCTGGTggggctcagcagtgccagcttcTTGGTTTTCTACAACTGGACCGAACTCCACGTGTCCTGTGAGAGCAGCCAGGGTTACACATTCCCCACGGAGACCTTTAGGAGGGTGGAAGGGAACTTCTCACAGCTCCCAGACATCGACTGCCACCAGAACCCTCCCTTCCTGGTCCTGCTCGTGGCGTCCTCGTCCCAGCAGGTGGAGGCCAGGATGGCCATCCGGCACACCTGGGGCAAGGAGAGGAGCGTGGCTGGGAGGCGCCTGGTGACCCTGTTCCTCCTGGGGAGCCCCGTGGATCCCAGCCAGCAGGCTGGCATCGCTGCTGAGGGCCAGAGGCACAGAGACATCATCCAGAAGAACTTCACAGACACCTATTACAACCTGACCCTGAAGACCATGATGGGAATCGAGTGGATCCACAGGTTTTGTTCCCAGTCCCGCTTCGCGATGAAAACCGACACGGACGTGTTTGTCAACGTTTTTTACCTCACTGAGCTGcttctgaggaaaaagaagatgGCTGGGTTCTTCACAGGCTTTTTAAAACTGCATGAGTACCCCATCAGGACAAGAGGGAGTAAGTGGTACGTGAGTAGGGAAGAGTATCCAGGAACGACCTACCCACCCTTTTGTTCCGGGACGGGATATGTTTTATCCAGCGACGTAGCCAGCCAGATCTACAACATTTCTGAGAGTGTTCCATTCATTAAACTGGAGGATGTGTTCATAGGACTGTGCCTTGACAGATTGAAAATTGGGCTGGAGGAGCTTCACTCGGAGCAGACGTTTTTCCCGGAGAGGATCAGGTTCTCCGTTCCTCGCTTTAAGAAAATCGTGACGTGCCATGGAATAAAACCATCGGAGCAGCTGAGCTACTGGAACCACTTAGTGGCAGGAGCTCAAGGAGGAGTGCTCTAG